In Chitinophaga varians, the following are encoded in one genomic region:
- a CDS encoding bifunctional alpha,alpha-trehalose-phosphate synthase (UDP-forming)/trehalose-phosphatase, whose translation MRKTIIVSNRLPVKITEKDGEFTLQASEGGLATGLGSIYREGNNIWLGWPGQEISDPKQQEKITKQLRQMNLMPVFLTQEEINNFYEGFSNETLWPVFHYMAVYARYDQGYWDAYYQVNKKFRDIVLQVAEQGDIIWIHDYQLLLLPGMLRAEMPEMSIGFFNHIPFPSYELFRLIPWRAELIEGMLGADLMGFHTFDDTRHFLNAASRIMPVNTSANIVSYNDRITVVETFPMGIDFNKFSHLGQDPEVKHQLQNLKENFQQERMVLSIDRLDYSKGILQRLQAFELLLQLHPEYVGKVVLYMIVVPSRDTVPQYKELRDEIDKLVGNINARFRTLSWHPVQYFYRSFPVEVLSALYNYADICLVTPMRDGMNLVSKEYVASRNDNDGVLILSEMAGASKELIDAIIVNPNNIGAITRAIVDALNMPLPEQQRRMKQMRQLVSKFNINHWVKLFMTRLEEVNQMQQNMLARRVNQETAVMIRQQYRQSKRRIIFLDYDGTLVGFQTNIDMAAPDPDLYQLLRELASFPGNDLVMISGRKHETLGEWFGHLPLDLIAEHGAWQKTKEGEWYQLPGLTDKWKQEIFPMLELATDRTPGSFIEEKSYSLVWHYRKVESGLGEQRANELMNTLRYYTVEKGLQVLPGDKVIEVKNVEINKGKAALSWLNHKKYDFIMAMGDDVTDEDIFKALPPKAITIKVGSQVSAAQYYLRSHHEVRHLLRTLKTVQLDV comes from the coding sequence ATGAGAAAGACTATTATTGTATCGAACAGGCTACCGGTAAAAATTACAGAGAAAGACGGTGAGTTTACACTGCAGGCCAGTGAAGGTGGATTGGCTACCGGTTTGGGATCTATTTACAGGGAAGGGAATAACATCTGGCTGGGATGGCCCGGACAGGAAATCAGTGATCCGAAACAACAGGAGAAAATCACCAAACAGCTCAGGCAAATGAACCTGATGCCCGTTTTTCTCACACAGGAAGAAATCAATAATTTCTACGAAGGGTTCTCCAATGAAACGCTATGGCCCGTATTCCATTACATGGCGGTTTATGCCCGCTATGACCAGGGCTACTGGGACGCTTATTACCAGGTGAACAAAAAATTCCGCGATATCGTGCTGCAGGTGGCCGAGCAAGGCGATATCATCTGGATACATGATTATCAGCTACTGCTGCTGCCAGGTATGCTGCGGGCAGAAATGCCGGAAATGTCCATCGGCTTTTTCAACCATATTCCTTTCCCTTCGTATGAGTTGTTCCGCCTGATCCCGTGGCGTGCGGAGCTGATAGAAGGGATGCTGGGAGCTGATCTGATGGGATTTCATACGTTCGATGACACCCGCCACTTCCTTAATGCCGCCAGCCGTATTATGCCGGTGAATACCAGCGCGAACATCGTTTCCTATAATGACAGGATTACCGTTGTGGAAACATTTCCGATGGGAATCGACTTCAATAAATTCTCCCATCTCGGGCAAGATCCTGAGGTAAAACACCAGCTGCAAAACCTGAAAGAGAATTTTCAGCAGGAGAGAATGGTACTTTCTATCGACCGGCTGGATTACAGTAAGGGCATCCTGCAACGCCTGCAGGCCTTTGAGCTGCTGCTCCAGCTGCATCCGGAGTATGTCGGTAAAGTTGTCTTGTATATGATCGTAGTGCCATCCAGAGACACTGTTCCGCAATACAAAGAGCTGCGGGATGAAATTGATAAACTGGTAGGGAATATCAACGCACGATTCCGTACGCTTAGCTGGCATCCGGTGCAATATTTTTATCGTTCCTTCCCGGTAGAGGTGCTGTCGGCCCTTTATAATTATGCAGATATCTGTCTGGTAACGCCTATGCGGGACGGGATGAACCTCGTCAGCAAGGAGTATGTGGCCAGTCGCAATGATAATGACGGTGTATTGATTCTCAGCGAAATGGCCGGTGCGTCTAAAGAGCTGATTGACGCTATCATCGTTAACCCCAATAATATCGGGGCTATTACCCGGGCTATTGTGGACGCATTGAATATGCCTTTGCCCGAACAACAGCGGCGCATGAAACAGATGCGGCAGCTGGTATCTAAATTCAACATCAACCACTGGGTGAAATTGTTTATGACCCGTTTGGAGGAGGTGAACCAGATGCAACAGAACATGTTGGCCCGCCGGGTAAATCAGGAAACAGCAGTGATGATACGGCAGCAGTACAGGCAATCCAAAAGACGTATCATTTTCCTGGACTATGATGGCACCCTGGTAGGTTTTCAGACCAATATAGATATGGCGGCGCCGGACCCGGACCTTTATCAGCTGTTAAGAGAGCTTGCCAGTTTCCCGGGCAATGACCTTGTGATGATCAGCGGCAGGAAACATGAAACACTGGGAGAGTGGTTTGGCCACTTACCGCTTGACCTGATCGCGGAACATGGAGCGTGGCAGAAGACAAAAGAAGGAGAGTGGTATCAGCTTCCGGGACTTACTGACAAATGGAAACAGGAAATATTTCCCATGTTGGAGCTGGCCACAGACCGCACCCCCGGATCTTTTATAGAAGAGAAAAGTTATTCGCTGGTGTGGCACTATCGTAAAGTGGAATCCGGTCTGGGTGAACAGCGTGCCAATGAACTCATGAACACCCTGCGATACTATACTGTGGAAAAGGGTTTACAGGTATTGCCCGGTGACAAGGTGATTGAAGTAAAGAATGTTGAGATCAATAAAGGTAAGGCGGCGCTGAGCTGGTTGAACCACAAGAAGTATGATTTTATTATGGCGATGGGGGACGACGTAACTGATGAAGATATTTTTAAAGCCCTGCCGCCGAAGGCGATCACCATTAAAGTGGGAAGTCAGGTATCAGCCGCACAATATTATCTCCGCAGCCATCATGAAGTAAGGCATTTACTGCGCACGCTGAAAACAGTTCAGTTGGATGTGTAG
- a CDS encoding Gfo/Idh/MocA family protein yields MDRINWGIIGCGNVTEVKSGPGFRLAASSDVTAVMRRNRELAQDYARRHQVDRYYDDANELLQDPDVNAVYIATPPGSHEAYALAAIARGLPVYIEKPVGVDLSAARRIAAAVNAGGVRACVAHYRRRLPAFVAVKQWLAEGRIGRVLHVDLRLWKAAPRENAGWRLDPALSGGGHFHDLAPHQLDILLYYFGRPLKISGISVGADPRIADQVSGQILFPGEVLFNGSWNFAAPAGREEDNCTITGDAGTIRFHFFRNFDVATLETAAGTESFRFDTPAHVQAPLIAEVVQYFRGQGANPSSVEDAVIGMEMMDQLLGQ; encoded by the coding sequence ATGGACAGGATCAACTGGGGCATCATTGGCTGCGGTAATGTAACAGAAGTAAAGAGCGGCCCCGGCTTCCGGCTGGCTGCCAGCAGTGACGTAACCGCCGTTATGCGCCGCAACCGGGAGCTGGCGCAGGACTATGCGCGGCGTCACCAGGTAGACCGTTACTATGACGATGCCAATGAGCTGTTGCAGGACCCGGATGTGAACGCGGTCTATATCGCTACGCCGCCAGGCAGCCATGAAGCATATGCCCTCGCCGCCATAGCGCGGGGCCTGCCGGTATATATTGAAAAGCCGGTCGGCGTTGACCTGTCAGCAGCCCGCCGTATAGCTGCAGCCGTCAATGCGGGTGGTGTTCGTGCCTGTGTGGCGCATTACCGTCGTCGGCTGCCTGCATTTGTGGCAGTGAAGCAGTGGCTGGCGGAAGGGCGTATCGGCCGGGTGCTGCATGTGGACCTGCGCCTGTGGAAAGCGGCCCCCAGGGAGAACGCCGGATGGCGCCTGGACCCTGCCTTGTCAGGCGGCGGCCACTTTCACGACCTCGCCCCGCATCAGCTGGATATCCTCCTATATTATTTCGGACGACCGTTAAAGATCAGCGGTATCAGTGTCGGAGCAGATCCACGTATAGCCGACCAGGTTAGCGGGCAGATACTGTTTCCCGGGGAAGTGCTTTTTAACGGCAGCTGGAATTTCGCAGCGCCTGCCGGCCGGGAGGAGGACAATTGTACCATTACCGGAGATGCCGGGACCATCCGCTTTCATTTCTTCCGGAATTTCGACGTGGCCACGCTGGAGACGGCGGCCGGGACCGAATCTTTCCGTTTCGACACGCCTGCCCATGTCCAGGCGCCGCTGATAGCCGAAGTAGTGCAGTATTTCCGCGGGCAAGGCGCTAATCCCTCTTCTGTGGAAGATGCCGTCATTGGAATGGAGATGATGGACCAACTGCTCGGCCAATAA